In Mixophyes fleayi isolate aMixFle1 chromosome 4, aMixFle1.hap1, whole genome shotgun sequence, the following proteins share a genomic window:
- the PFN3 gene encoding profilin-3, with amino-acid sequence MGDWRTYIGTFLKEEPVEDIAIVGNTGNRCVWASKPGGLLAAISPQEVGIIVGQDRKGFLQTGFTIAGKKCSVIRDNLLVPNDCVMDIRTKHRDNRSICIGMSSKTLVFMMGEKGVHGGTLNKRVHDIIEAMKLRDL; translated from the coding sequence ATGGGAGATTGGAGGACATACATTGGTACGTTCCTCAAGGAAGAGCCAGTGGAAGACATTGCAATTGTAGGAAATACAGGTAACAGATGTGTGTGGGCCTCGAAGCCAGGGGGGCTTCTGGCTGCGATCTCCCCTCAAGAGGTTGGAATTATTGTCGGACAAGATCGGAAAGGATTCTTGCAGACGGGATTCACTATAGCTGGAAAGAAATGTAGCGTGATTCGAGATAACCTGTTGGTTCCAAACGATTGTGTAATGGACATTAGAACAAAACATAGAGATAATCGGTCTATCTGCATTGGCATGTCCTCCAAAACACTGGTATTTATGATGGGGGAAAAAGGCGTACATGGCGGCACTCTGAATAAAAGAGTGCATGATATCATCGAGGCCATGAAGCTTAGGGACCTCTGA